From the Lemur catta isolate mLemCat1 chromosome 1, mLemCat1.pri, whole genome shotgun sequence genome, the window CACTTTTGCTTGTTCTCTATTGAGAAAGCATTGTTGCCATTTTGCTGGCATCCCTTGTGCTCCATTCTCAAAGTGGCCCAAGAGAGATATGTAGAAAAAATAGCTGTTCATCAGAGGGCATCTCGAGGAAAGGGGGCAGAAAGGCTGGTCACAGAGGGAGAGCCAGGCTTCTCCAGCTCTGACCACCCCCGGTCATGGTCACCCAACAGCCATTCTCTGCTTCTTTGTCTCGCTCTGCTTTCAAGCTGATTCATTTGCAATGGCGTGTGCCCCGTCCTGGACAATGAATCACAGCACTCTTGCCTCTCTCGCCGTATATGAGTCCTCAATCCCTTATGCactattccaaaatccaaaaggcTCTGAAAGCCAAAAATGTTTTCCCTAAATTTGAGGCTAACTCATCTGTCAGAAACAATTGGTACGGCCTGGTGTGAGGCTCTTCGTGGTCTTTATTGACCCCAGGTTAATACTCATACATTTCGCGGCAGACATATTAATGTGTTTGATTACAGAGTGCTGACCTAGACCTTGgtgatattaatataacataatacACAGAATTTGCACTTTCCAAAATCTGGAACATCCGGCGTTCTAAAACACAGCTGGGCCTAGAGGTCTTAGGGAAGGGATCATAGAGTCCAACTTGCTTTCTCTGCCACACATGGTGGAAACGGAGGTCCTGTGACCCAGAACTAACAATGACATGTAAGGGGAAATTTTCTTGAGCTTCTAGGGAAAAATCCTGcttccaaaatgaaaaggcaaagccCCCAGAGAGAATGGCCTTGCCGCAATCCTTCCTTTCTGCTCAGGGTCTGGGCTGAGGCTATGGTACCTACCAAATTGCGACCATGGGGACACAAAGTCACAAGATTAGCTGAGGAcagtggaaaaagagaaaaagatcaggCTAATCAAAATCGTATTGAGCCCTCAAAAGAACTCTGAAGTCCCACACCATGCTTCTGGTGGAGGGGAAACAGTAAAACTTCCTTATTTTTAAGCCAGGTTTAATAAGACTTTTTGTGACTCTCCCACAAATGGGCTTAGCCAGGAACAATAAAAAGGTGTCTGAACAGGTGACAAGTAGGTCCCTCACTCAGCAGACCACAAACTAATCCCTTCCTGATGAAGGATTAGATAAGGGGTCTAGATGTGGGGCAGGACATAGGAGGCCCAGGTGCTGGCCTTGGCAGGTTGCCAAGAAGAAAGGAGCGGGAAgaacagagaggcaggaggacccccTTTGGCAGAGATCCAGAGCACTCTGAAGTTTATCACAGAGATGTGTCACACCCCAGCTGGCACAGGCCTACGAAATGAGCCACGGgtgtgtttatttgtgtgtgcGTGCTTGTGTTTTAAGGGTGCCCAGGTCGATACCTGGTGTATTAAAACACCCTTGCCTGGCCCGTCCTTCTAGACCTTTTCTGAACATCTTGGTGAGTGAGTCTGCTCTGCAGCAACCCTCCGTGCTTCTACAAACTACTTAAAATAATCCAGTCCTGACGCTGCTGTTCCGCCATCCTGTCTTCTTTCCCCCACAGCCACACGGGAGCTCAGGGATCCCAGCTTCTCTCCAcctctcctcccaggcccaggacACTGGCTCTCTACGGGATGAAGCCCAGCACTTGCCTTCTCATCCTCATCCCCCTTCTCCAGCTGGTTATCCCAGGGAGTACTCAGTGTTCCTTAGACTCCGTTGTGGAAAAAAAGATCAAGGACGTTCTCAACGGTCTAGGTAActgactggggtggggatgggggaggttCCCCCTTACTCATGCCTCCTGCTCTCAAAATAACTTTGGCTCTATCCCATCTCACCATCCCAACCTCTGGTCGGTCTACTGAAGCTCCATCTTCCTGCCCAGGGCTTTCTATACTACCCTGTCCCTGTTTGGACTCTTGGCTACAAGCTCAGGTTTccctgaagaggaggaggaggtgggggagcatGGTAGCTATAACTGATGAATGATCAGCTATAAGACATAGCTTTACATAGACTGATTCATATAAATTCTCACCACCACTTTATGAGGTAAGTACAACTATTACTTTTCCTTTACACACGAGGAAACTAAGCCTTGAAGGCCTGACTGTGGACACGGTGGCACCTGAGAGGTAGAAGAGGATTTGGAAGGGGATGGGAGAGACCAATCATGGCGATCCCCCCTTCTTCTCTCCTACACAGAGTATAATCCCTCTGCCGCGGCAAACAAGCTCGTGTGCACCAGTATCACAAACTCGGGCAAACTGTCCTCCTGCCCTGCAGGTGAGTAACTCCCCAAGGAGGAATGGCAGGTAAGATGCTGCGTGTTCTCTCGCTTCCACCTCCCAGCTCCAGCACCGTCCCCATCTCAAGTTTGTATCCTGCTGGGTCTGAGTCTTATCTCCTGGTTCCCAGAGATCCCTGGCCCACTCGCATTTCCCTGAAGGGTGCTCCTGACAGATCTTGGGTTTCTGCCTCTTCCTTCGCTCCTTCCCTTCAAGCCCCCATATGCCAGCCCTTCCTCTCTTCACTTTCCCTGTCAGGGTCACGTCCTTCATCTCTCCTTCCCAATCTACCCTCCTGCCAGGCTGGGTAGGGGCCAGTGCAGAGGTGACGTTACCATGTATCGAAGGAAACTGAAACTCCCAAGTTCCTCACTTGCATGGGCTTCCTTGGTGGCCCCTGTACATTTGTCtcgtgatttttgtttttcttttcttgaaacgGGCTCTCAAAACTGAATTAGCTTTAGGACCCACAAAACCTAGATCTACCCCTGGGCTGCACAGGGATGAAAGAGGATTGTGGGTGGACCTCCCTCCTCTCAAACTTCAAAGGCTCTGAGGTCTATGTCTCACGTGCCCACGCAGAGATGTCTGTCACCGGCTGTGCTTGTGGCTACGCCTGTGGTTCATGGGACGTCCGGAATGAAAAGACGTGTCACTGCCAGTGCAGTGTGGTGGACTGGACCACTGCCCGCTGCTGCCGCCTGGCCTGAGAGGGAGGAGGCTGAGAACCTAATTTTGTGATCATGACAGTAATGAAACATGATCCCAACCAGGAAACCTGACTCAATATATCCCCTTCATTTGTTTCAACTCTGCTTCTTGagtaataaaggaaaacattgcaCCTTTGTGTTTATCTTTGGTGTTATTGCCCCTAGCTTGGGACTCCTTGggacagaaaatgaaaacccCAGTGAACCCCAATGACTACATCTCGATGTGGCATGTGGGATGGGCAGCTATGAAAGAGatgggaaaaatgggaaaaacagaCTGACACTCCATCCCCCACCCCGTTCCTTCATTATTCACCAAAAAGATCACTTTGTGCCAGACATATTGCTTGGCATGAGGTACAGAAACATGAACTAGTGTGCCCTTACCTAGCTCACCAACTAGAATAGCAGGCTTCAAGCTGTGTGCAGGAAGACTTTTCAAGCTATAGGCAGGCAAGAATAGTTTGAAAAGAATCAATTTCTAGATTTTTAGCTTGTATATGTACCCTTTCCTAAACTTAAGTGCCCGAGATGTGCTTTGACCAAAGGGATTTCTTTCACCATTGCCTTCCTCCCATAGCCCTCCTCTGTCATTGACTCTTACCACAGTTCAGAGT encodes:
- the RETNLB gene encoding resistin-like beta, whose protein sequence is MKPSTCLLILIPLLQLVIPGSTQCSLDSVVEKKIKDVLNGLEYNPSAAANKLVCTSITNSGKLSSCPAEMSVTGCACGYACGSWDVRNEKTCHCQCSVVDWTTARCCRLA